From a single Oceanobacillus kimchii X50 genomic region:
- a CDS encoding thioredoxin family protein yields MKEWNKQMERGVIYIYTPFCGTCSVARAMLDNIERLHQQDIFHEINASIHPEYMQNNQIESVPCLLFMENGEIVERIYTFYSTANIYDYLIKYQPELFSNAT; encoded by the coding sequence ATGAAGGAATGGAATAAACAAATGGAACGAGGTGTGATATATATTTACACACCATTTTGTGGAACTTGTTCGGTTGCGAGGGCGATGTTGGATAATATTGAACGACTTCACCAACAAGACATTTTTCACGAAATAAACGCATCTATTCACCCTGAATATATGCAGAACAACCAAATTGAAAGTGTACCATGCTTATTATTTATGGAAAATGGGGAAATTGTCGAAAGAATATATACGTTTTATTCAACTGCAAATATATATGATTATTTGATAAAATATCAACCAGAATTATTTTCAAATGCGACGTAA
- a CDS encoding toprim domain-containing protein encodes MMTNESNKVIIVEGLSDKRQIEKIIDDHVIIVCTNGTLGVEKLDELLETYQLDEKDVYILVDEDPSGMKLRKQLARELPHAEHIYVSSEYREVAATPMKVLANVLIGARFTVHPSYLI; translated from the coding sequence ATGATGACAAATGAATCTAATAAAGTAATAATTGTAGAAGGTTTGTCGGATAAACGACAGATTGAAAAAATCATTGATGATCATGTTATAATCGTTTGTACAAATGGGACTTTAGGTGTTGAAAAACTAGATGAACTACTAGAAACGTATCAATTAGATGAAAAAGATGTCTATATATTAGTAGATGAGGACCCTTCTGGTATGAAATTGAGAAAACAATTAGCGAGGGAATTACCTCATGCAGAACATATTTATGTGAGCAGTGAGTATCGCGAAGTTGCGGCTACACCTATGAAAGTTTTAGCTAATGTATTAATCGGAGCGAGATTTACAGTCCACCCATCTTATTTAATATAA